The Euphorbia lathyris chromosome 2, ddEupLath1.1, whole genome shotgun sequence genome includes a window with the following:
- the LOC136217333 gene encoding cytochrome P450 714C2-like isoform X1, which yields MEADSVALLSKLCLSVILGGVLGILFYIYTFYYAKQRQLRSTLQKQGITGPSPSFLLGNIPQIKSIHLQHKTTQQKINHGTISHNWSSTTIPHLHQWFHQYGPTFMYSTGNLHLLCTRDVDIIKEINLCNSLCLGKPSYLSKDRGPLLGKGIASTDGSIWAHQRKIIAPEFYIDKVKSMVGLMIDSTTSMMKSWVSRIESNGGKAEIEVYQFMRSLSADMISRACFGSNYIKGEEIFLKLITLQNVMSQQYLGIPGLRYFPTKNNREIWKLEKEINSLILKVVKERAAMNHEKDLLQMILEGAQNYGVREEFLSNLSVNKFIVDNCKTIYFAGHETTAITASWALMLLAAHPDWQARARAEVLKICKNNLPDAQMLRNMKILMMVIQETLRLYPPAMYVNREALEDLKFKDIMIPKGICIQIPIPLVHHNPDIWGPDVDQFNPERFANGILGANKNPHAYMPFGVGSRICVAQHFAMTELKVVLSLILLNFSLSLSPTYLHSPTFKLVMQPGKGVHLYVTRLSSSTDL from the exons ATGGAAGCAGATTCAGTAGCATTACTGAGTAAACTCTGCCTAAGTGTGATTCTGGGTGGAGTTTTGGGCATATTGTTTTACATATACACTTTTTACTATGCAAAACAAAGACAACTAAGATCTACCCTTCAAAAGCAAGGAATTACAGGTCCTTCTCCTTCTTTTCTCCTTGGAAACATTCCTCAAATCAAAAGCATTCATCTTCAACACAAAACAACTCAACAGAAAATCAATCATGGCACCATCTCTCATAACTGGTCTTCTACTACAATTCCGCACTTACACCAGTGGTTTCATCAATATG GACCAACATTTATGTATTCAACAGGAAACTTACATCTATTATGCACAAGAGATGTGGAtataataaaggaaataaacctCTGCAACTCTTTATGTCTAGGGAAGCCTTCTTACTTGTCTAAAGATCGTGGACCTCTGTTGGGCAAGGGCATTGCTTCTACAGATGGTTCAATATGGGCTCATCAGAGGAAGATAATTGCTCCTGAATTCTACATTGACAAGGTTAAG AGCATGGTGGGGTTAATGATAGACTCCACAACCTCAATGATGAAATCATGGGTGAGCAGAATTGAGAGTAATGGAGGTAAAGCAGAGATAGAAGTTTACCAGTTTATGAGAAGCTTATCTGCAGATATGATTTCAAGAGCTTGCTTTGGCAGCAACTATATTAAAGGGGAAGAAATATTCTTGAAACTTATAACTCTTCAAAATGTCATGTCTCAGCAGTATCTTGGGATTCCTGGGTTGAG ATAttttcctaccaaaaataaCAGGGAGATATGGAAATTAGAGAAAGAAATCAACTCATTGATATTAAAAGTTGTGAAGGAAAGGGCTGCTATGAACCATGAGAAGGACCTTCTGCAAATGATACTTGAAGGAGCTCAGAATTATGGTGTCCGTGAAGAGTTTCTGTCAAATCTTTCTGTCAACAAGTTCATAGTGGATAATTGCAAGACTATATACTTTGCTGGACATGAGACAACTGCCATTACAGCATCATGGGCATTGATGTTGTTGGCTGCTCATCCAGATTGGCAAGCTCGCGCACGTGCTGAGGTGCTTAAAATCTGCAAAAATAATCTTCCAGATGCTCAAATGCTTCGAAATATGAAAATA CTTATGATGGTGATTCAAGAGACATTGCGTCTATACCCACCTGCCATGTATGTGAATAGAGAGGCTTTAGAAGATCTCAAGTTTAAAGACATTATGATTCCAAAAGGAATATGCATCCAAATTCCTATACCATTAGTGCATCACAATCCTGATATATGGGGACCTGATGTAGATCAATTCAATCCTGAAAGATTTGCTAATGGAATTCTTGGAGCTAACAAGAATCCACATGCTTACATGCCTTTTGGAGTCGGCTCTCGAATTTGTGTAGCCCAGCACTTTGCTATGACTGAactgaaggttgttttatcccTGATTCTATTGAACTTTAGCTTATCTCTCTCACCAACATACCTTCACTCTCCAACATTTAAGTTGGTTATGCAACCTGGAAAAGGAGTACATCTCTATGTCACAAGACTCTCATCATCAACTGATCTTTGA
- the LOC136216642 gene encoding cytochrome P450 714C2-like has protein sequence MEADSVALLSKLCLSVILGGILGILFYIYSFYYAKPRQLRSTLQKQGITGPAPSFLLGNIPQIKSIHLQQQTTQQKINHGTISHNWPSTTIPHLHQWFHQYGSSFMYSTGNLHLLCTRDVDMIKEINLCNSLSLGKPSYLSKDRGPLLGKGIVSTDGSIWAHQRKIIAPEFYMDKVKSMVGLMIDSTTSMMKSWVSRIESNGGKAEIEVYQFMRSLSADMISRACFGSNYVKGEEIFLKLVTLQNVMSQQSVGIPGLRYFPTKNNREVWKLEKEINSLILKVVKERAAMNHEKDLLQMILEGAQNYGVREEFLSNLSVNKFIVDNCKTIYFAGHETTAITASWALMLLAAHPDWQVRARAEVHEICNNNLPDAQMLRNMKILTMVIQETLRLYPPAMFVIREALEDLTYKDIMIPKGTCMQIPIPLVHHNPDVWGPDVDQFNPERFANGILGANKSPHAYMPFGIGSRICLGQQFAMAELKVILSLILLNFSLSLSPTYLHSPTFKLVVQPGKGVHLYVTRLSSSTHL, from the exons ATGGAAGCAGATTCAGTAGCATTACTGAGTAAACTCTGCCTAAGTGTGATTCTGGGTGGAATTTTGGGCATTTTGTTTTACATATACAGTTTTTACTATGCAAAACCAAGACAATTAAGATCTACCCTTCAAAAGCAAGGAATTACAGGTCCTGCTCCTTCTTTTCTCCTCGGAAACATTCCTCAAATCAAAAGCATTCATCTTCAACAGCAAACAACTCAACAGAAAATCAATCATGGCACCATCTCTCATAACTGGCCTTCTACTACAATTCCACACTTACACCAGTGGTTTCATCAATATG GATCGTCATTTATGTATTCAACTGGAAACTTACATCTATTATGCACAAGAGATGTGGATATGATAAAGGAAATAAACCTCTGCAACTCTTTAAGTCTAGGGAAGCCTTCTTACTTGTCTAAAGATCGTGGACCTTTGTTGGGAAAGGGCATTGTTTCTACAGACGGTTCAATATGGGCTCATCAGAGGAAGATAATTGCTCCTGAATTCTACATGGACAAGGTTAAG AGCATGGTGGGGTTAATGATAGACTCCACAACCTCAATGATGAAATCATGGGTGAGCAGAATTGAGAGTAATGGAGGTAAAGCAGAGATAGAAGTTTACCAGTTTATGAGAAGCTTATCTGCAGATATGATTTCAAGAGCTTGCTTTGGCAGCAACTACGTCAAAGGGGAAGAAATATTCTTGAAACTTGTAACTCTTCAAAATGTCATGTCTCAGCAGTCCGTTGGGATTCCTGGGTTAAG ATAttttcctaccaaaaataaCAGAGAGGTATGGAAATTAGAGAAAGAAATCAACTCACTGATATTAAAAGTTGTGAAGGAAAGGGCTGCTATGAACCATGAGAAGGACCTTCTGCAAATGATACTTGAAGGAGCTCAGAATTATGGGGTCCGTGAAGAGTTTCTGTCAAATCTTTCTGTCAACAAGTTCATAGTGGATAATTGCAAGACTATTTACTTTGCTGGCCATGAGACAACTGCCATTACAGCATCATGGGCATTGATGTTGTTGGCTGCTCATCCAGATTGGCAAGTTCGTGCCCGTGCTGAGGTGCATGAAATCTGCAACAATAATCTTCCAGATGCTCAAATGCTTCGAAACATGAAAATA CTAACAATGGTGATTCAAGAGACATTGCGTCTATACCCACCTGCCATGTTCGTGATAAGAGAGGCCTTAGAAGATCTCACGTATAAAGATATTATGATTCCAAAAGGAACATGCATGCAAATTCCTATACCATTAGTGCATCACAATCCTGATGTATGGGGACCTGATGTAGATCAATTCAATCCTGAAAGATTTGCTAATGGAATTCTTGGAGCTAACAAGAGTCCACATGCTTACATGCCTTTCGGAATCGGCTCTCGAATTTGTCTAGGCCAGCAGTTTGCTATGGCTGAACTGAAGGTTATTTTATCCCTGATTCTATTGAACTTTAGCTTATCTCTCTCGCCAACATACCTTCACTCTCCAACATTTAAGCTGGTCGTGCAACCTGGAAAAGGAGTACATCTCTATGTCACAAGACTCTCATCATCTACTCATCTTTGA
- the LOC136217333 gene encoding cytochrome P450 714C2-like isoform X2 translates to MEADSVALLSKLCLSVILGGVLGILFYIYTFYYAKQRQLRSTLQKQGITGPSPSFLLGNIPQIKSIHLQHKTTQQKINHGTISHNWSSTTIPHLHQWFHQYGKPSYLSKDRGPLLGKGIASTDGSIWAHQRKIIAPEFYIDKVKSMVGLMIDSTTSMMKSWVSRIESNGGKAEIEVYQFMRSLSADMISRACFGSNYIKGEEIFLKLITLQNVMSQQYLGIPGLRYFPTKNNREIWKLEKEINSLILKVVKERAAMNHEKDLLQMILEGAQNYGVREEFLSNLSVNKFIVDNCKTIYFAGHETTAITASWALMLLAAHPDWQARARAEVLKICKNNLPDAQMLRNMKILMMVIQETLRLYPPAMYVNREALEDLKFKDIMIPKGICIQIPIPLVHHNPDIWGPDVDQFNPERFANGILGANKNPHAYMPFGVGSRICVAQHFAMTELKVVLSLILLNFSLSLSPTYLHSPTFKLVMQPGKGVHLYVTRLSSSTDL, encoded by the exons ATGGAAGCAGATTCAGTAGCATTACTGAGTAAACTCTGCCTAAGTGTGATTCTGGGTGGAGTTTTGGGCATATTGTTTTACATATACACTTTTTACTATGCAAAACAAAGACAACTAAGATCTACCCTTCAAAAGCAAGGAATTACAGGTCCTTCTCCTTCTTTTCTCCTTGGAAACATTCCTCAAATCAAAAGCATTCATCTTCAACACAAAACAACTCAACAGAAAATCAATCATGGCACCATCTCTCATAACTGGTCTTCTACTACAATTCCGCACTTACACCAGTGGTTTCATCAATATG GGAAGCCTTCTTACTTGTCTAAAGATCGTGGACCTCTGTTGGGCAAGGGCATTGCTTCTACAGATGGTTCAATATGGGCTCATCAGAGGAAGATAATTGCTCCTGAATTCTACATTGACAAGGTTAAG AGCATGGTGGGGTTAATGATAGACTCCACAACCTCAATGATGAAATCATGGGTGAGCAGAATTGAGAGTAATGGAGGTAAAGCAGAGATAGAAGTTTACCAGTTTATGAGAAGCTTATCTGCAGATATGATTTCAAGAGCTTGCTTTGGCAGCAACTATATTAAAGGGGAAGAAATATTCTTGAAACTTATAACTCTTCAAAATGTCATGTCTCAGCAGTATCTTGGGATTCCTGGGTTGAG ATAttttcctaccaaaaataaCAGGGAGATATGGAAATTAGAGAAAGAAATCAACTCATTGATATTAAAAGTTGTGAAGGAAAGGGCTGCTATGAACCATGAGAAGGACCTTCTGCAAATGATACTTGAAGGAGCTCAGAATTATGGTGTCCGTGAAGAGTTTCTGTCAAATCTTTCTGTCAACAAGTTCATAGTGGATAATTGCAAGACTATATACTTTGCTGGACATGAGACAACTGCCATTACAGCATCATGGGCATTGATGTTGTTGGCTGCTCATCCAGATTGGCAAGCTCGCGCACGTGCTGAGGTGCTTAAAATCTGCAAAAATAATCTTCCAGATGCTCAAATGCTTCGAAATATGAAAATA CTTATGATGGTGATTCAAGAGACATTGCGTCTATACCCACCTGCCATGTATGTGAATAGAGAGGCTTTAGAAGATCTCAAGTTTAAAGACATTATGATTCCAAAAGGAATATGCATCCAAATTCCTATACCATTAGTGCATCACAATCCTGATATATGGGGACCTGATGTAGATCAATTCAATCCTGAAAGATTTGCTAATGGAATTCTTGGAGCTAACAAGAATCCACATGCTTACATGCCTTTTGGAGTCGGCTCTCGAATTTGTGTAGCCCAGCACTTTGCTATGACTGAactgaaggttgttttatcccTGATTCTATTGAACTTTAGCTTATCTCTCTCACCAACATACCTTCACTCTCCAACATTTAAGTTGGTTATGCAACCTGGAAAAGGAGTACATCTCTATGTCACAAGACTCTCATCATCAACTGATCTTTGA